The Atribacterota bacterium genome window below encodes:
- a CDS encoding ABC transporter ATP-binding protein gives MMWLFEAQGVCFSYPTGIMALHDLSLRVPPRKKVVFLGANGSGKSTLFLHLVGIIQPQRGTILFRGEPISYTRSSLRELRRKVGIVFQDPDTQLFAGTVLQEVSFGPMNLSLTQEEVRKRVEKALALMGIESLRDRPIHFLSYGEKRRVAIADVLAMDAEVILFDEPTAYLDERGKRDLLEIIEGLYHNGKEILLATHDVDFAYTLADWVVVLEKGMVLVEGFPEEVFSAKPFLERDSWRRPLLFEVATALQEQGCLDGVLPRRVETLLARLRKKGEVG, from the coding sequence ATGATGTGGCTTTTCGAGGCGCAGGGAGTATGTTTTTCTTACCCTACGGGAATAATGGCTCTTCACGACCTCTCCCTTCGGGTTCCTCCTCGAAAAAAAGTGGTTTTTTTGGGTGCCAATGGTTCGGGTAAGTCGACTCTTTTTTTGCACCTCGTTGGAATCATACAACCTCAAAGAGGAACAATCCTGTTTCGGGGGGAACCGATTTCCTACACCCGTTCTTCCTTACGGGAATTGCGCCGGAAGGTAGGGATTGTTTTTCAGGATCCTGATACGCAGCTTTTTGCGGGAACAGTCTTGCAAGAAGTTTCCTTTGGTCCGATGAATCTTTCGCTGACCCAAGAAGAAGTCCGAAAGCGGGTAGAAAAGGCTTTGGCACTGATGGGTATCGAATCATTACGAGATCGCCCCATTCATTTCTTAAGTTATGGAGAGAAAAGACGGGTGGCGATTGCCGATGTATTAGCCATGGATGCTGAGGTGATTCTCTTTGATGAACCGACTGCATATCTGGACGAGAGAGGGAAAAGGGACCTTTTGGAAATCATTGAGGGACTGTATCACAATGGAAAAGAGATACTCCTTGCTACCCACGATGTTGATTTTGCCTATACCCTCGCTGACTGGGTGGTGGTTCTCGAGAAGGGAATGGTTCTCGTGGAAGGTTTTCCGGAAGAGGTTTTTTCTGCCAAGCCTTTCCTTGAACGGGATTCCTGGCGGCGTCCTCTCCTTTTTGAGGTTGCAACAGCTCTTCAAGAACAGGGATGCTTAGATGGTGTTCTTCCCCGTCGGGTGGAGACGCTCCTTGCTCGATTGCGAAAAAAGGGTGAAGTAGGATGA
- a CDS encoding cobyrinate a,c-diamide synthase yields MTQGILLAGTHSGVGKTTVSIGLMGFLSKFHNVIPFKVGPDYIDPGYHQLVCRRKGYNLDLFLLGQERLEDLFRSRANSGEVAVVEGVMGLFDGLGAENLGSSAQIAKILSLPVVLVVDARGMSGSVAALVRGFRDFDPGVTIRGVFLNRVRNDNHLQRLRQSVERDTGLSVVGFLPDDPELILSERHLGLVPVREAGMRERVERIVEVFSRNADKESLWQMVGEVRTIPFQKQGNPKIVRVGYAYDDAFHFYYQSSLESLNEAGVELVPFSPLNDEHLPEGVSGLYLGGGFLEVFVSQLCANRRLKEAIWQLAIRGMPIYAECGGLMYLSQTLWVHGKVFPMVGVLNLHVEMTSRLQRFGYAQALTLRDNLLASKGMRFRGHEFHYSRTVDDGERTTYRIEKPQGGQSWQCGFMKKNVLATYLHIDFFAFSHVAQRFAQACRTFASRGMS; encoded by the coding sequence ATGACCCAGGGTATTCTTTTGGCTGGAACCCACAGTGGAGTGGGGAAAACCACGGTGAGTATCGGGCTCATGGGTTTTTTGAGTAAATTCCATAACGTTATTCCCTTCAAGGTGGGTCCTGATTACATCGATCCGGGATATCATCAGTTGGTCTGTAGGAGGAAAGGGTATAACCTTGATCTTTTCCTTTTAGGACAAGAAAGGTTGGAAGACCTCTTCCGTTCACGAGCGAATAGTGGAGAGGTTGCGGTGGTGGAAGGTGTGATGGGTCTTTTTGATGGTCTGGGAGCAGAGAATCTGGGAAGCAGTGCTCAGATAGCGAAGATTCTCTCGTTACCGGTGGTTTTGGTGGTTGACGCTCGGGGAATGTCCGGGAGTGTTGCGGCCCTGGTTCGAGGTTTTCGAGATTTTGACCCGGGTGTCACGATTCGGGGTGTTTTTCTGAATCGGGTACGGAACGATAATCATCTTCAGAGGTTACGACAAAGCGTTGAGCGGGATACAGGACTTTCGGTGGTGGGCTTCTTACCTGATGATCCAGAGTTAATCCTTTCCGAACGCCATCTTGGTCTTGTACCCGTAAGAGAAGCCGGAATGAGGGAGAGAGTTGAACGGATTGTTGAGGTTTTTTCGCGAAATGCTGATAAAGAGAGTCTTTGGCAGATGGTGGGGGAAGTTCGGACCATTCCTTTTCAAAAACAGGGAAATCCAAAGATTGTCCGAGTGGGATATGCGTACGATGATGCATTCCACTTCTACTATCAGAGTAGTCTTGAAAGCCTGAATGAAGCGGGAGTTGAACTTGTGCCATTCAGTCCTCTGAATGATGAGCATCTCCCGGAAGGGGTTTCAGGACTCTATTTAGGAGGCGGTTTTCTGGAGGTTTTTGTTTCTCAGCTGTGTGCGAACCGGCGTCTGAAGGAAGCCATTTGGCAATTGGCAATCCGAGGAATGCCGATTTATGCCGAGTGTGGTGGTTTGATGTATCTTTCGCAAACCTTGTGGGTACATGGCAAAGTCTTTCCCATGGTGGGCGTTTTAAACCTGCACGTGGAGATGACCTCTCGGTTGCAACGTTTCGGTTATGCCCAGGCTTTGACTCTTAGGGACAACTTACTTGCTTCGAAAGGGATGCGCTTTCGGGGGCACGAATTTCACTATTCCCGGACCGTGGATGATGGTGAGCGTACAACCTATCGGATAGAGAAACCGCAGGGTGGACAGAGTTGGCAGTGTGGTTTTATGAAAAAAAATGTTTTAGCCACGTATCTCCACATCGATTTTTTTGCCTTTTCCCATGTTGCTCAACGTTTTGCCCAGGCGTGTCGGACATTTGCATCAAGAGGGATGTCGTGA